CCTCATCCCTGGGGACGCGGGCTTACccaccctccctcttcctcccaccccaggtgGGGGCAATGAACACCCTCTGCACCCCTGTCGACAATTAGGGCCTCGGGACTAGGAAATGGGTGCCGGTCTCGGCCCCACCACTGATTCGAGTTGTGATCTGCAAGTCTTCAgagcctcattttccccatctgcaaaatgggacttCTGACCTCCCACGCCATGCCCGCTTTGGGTTTGGGGTCCTGGGATATTTAGAGATGGAGTTTTTCTTCTGGGGAGTGTTCGACAGGACGGACGGCATGAGTGCCAGCCAGTCTGGAGCCTCCTACTCGTTTCCCTTCACTAGAAAGCGTCTGGGAACAGCGTGTCCCATAATGCCCTCGGAAACTACATTTCCCGACAtgcgaaggggggggggggcggcacccTCCTGTCTTGGGATACGTAATCCCGGGCCCACTTAAAGACTACGACTCCCAGCGTGCCCCGCGGCCCAAGGCCAGAAGGGTCCGGACCCGGAGCGCGCTGTGGCTTTGGCTCCGGGGAGGGATCGCCGGGGAGATGGTGAGCACCGGACCGAGTGCGGGGGGCGGGAGGCGGCTGGGAGTGGGGTCTGGCGCGGAGCGGGGGCTTGGGCACTCGGAGCCGGGATGGCTCGCTCTCCCGCCGGCCCAGTGAAGGAGTGAAAATCCCGCGGCCCGGCATTCGCCCAGCCCGCAAAGTGATACTCGTCAGGCCTGTCTGCGGCTGTTGAGTGAATGGGAAGCTTAGCGTAAGCAGGCTGCGACGCCACCCCGCCAGTAGTGCACCTGAAGGGGGAGTTACTTCGTCAGCTGAGCCCTCCTTTTCTCCAGGCCACGGGGACAGACCAGGTGGTGGGACTCGGCCTCGTCGCCATTAGCCTGATCATCTTCACCTACTACACCGCCTGGGTGATTCTCTTGGTATGTGTGCTGCCCCCGCCCTTCGTCTTACCTTCCACCCCCGGATCTTGAAGCCGACCCCTAGCACCCATTTAAGCTGCTGTGTGCCGGGCACGGTGCTAGGCGCTTTGCCTGCTTCGTCTCATGAAATCTCCAGAACAGCGCTATGAGGACGATGCTAGAGGTGTCCCAGTGTAGAGTATAGTATAGTGGCGAGAACCGCTACCCTTAAGGCCCTTAACCACTACACTGTACGGCCCTGTTACTGATTTGCTTTTGCCTTTGATTGGAGTTCTAGTCCTTCCGGTTATCTTGCTCGCCCCTGGGTATGATGAATGCCCGCGGATTTTGTGAGGgcctttaggtttttgtttttgtttctttttcctgttggAAAATTGGTTGGTTACTGCTTAAGAAGCGCAGTGTGGTTGGAAGGCAAAATCTTGCAGAACTTTGGAGGGAAATGTTAGTAAAGAAAACCTGGAGCCCACTTGAGAACTGCTCACGTGCCTTTGCCCGGTGTTGGGCCGTGAGTGGCTTAGGGCAAGTCCCTCCTCTTCTGTTCATTGCCGGGTCCCCAGCACCAACTTAGGGCAGGCACCAGGCAAGTGCCCACGGAACAACTGTTCAGTAAGTGAATGAAGGAAACAAACCCGAACTCCCCAAATGCCATCATCTTAAAGCAAAGCAGGTGCTATACCAGTGCACTGACTGGGGTCAGCCCCGGaggtggagggggtggtggtgtttGGGCTTGAAGGCCTGGGCAAGACAAGGAATGCTCACCAGAGCTCTGCCCCCGATACCAGCCGTTCATTGACAGCCAGCATGTCGTCCACAAGTACTTCCTGCCCCGGGCCTACGCTGTCGCCATCCCACTGGCCGCTGGCCTCCTGCTGCTCCTGTTTGTGGGTAAGTTATCACTCCCTCAACGCTGAGCAGGGCGTCTGCTGGGAGCTCCCACAACCCTCTCCCATCCCTGAACATGCTTCCCCATTTTGCCAGTTGCTGTCCACCTGCTTGAGGCTCCTTgctgcgcccccctcccccagttatCCCCTGGGATTTTCCTGTTCATCCTTCAAGACTGTCAGTCAGTAGCCCCTCTGGCCTTCCCTATGCCTCAGGCTCATTGGTCTCAAATGGGATGGCCCCAGTGGGGTGTCtccctttcccaccccccactccctccaccaccaccatcatcactctGTGCACACCTCGATCGCCTCTTACCCCCTCGTCACCCACTGGCTCATGattcctgcccctctctgtctcccccggGGTTTAGTGTGTGTCTTCATCATCATTATTAGGTCCTCAGCTCCTGGAACAGGCTGTGGCCCTGAGCTGGTGCTCAAGAAAGCAGTTTGCATGAGTCACCTGGATGACTGgatggtggggtgggaggtggatgTGGGTTAGGCAGGTGGGTGGGCGGACAGGTGGTTGATTGGGTGAGTAGACGGATCATTGGGTGGGTTTGTTCCCTGCAGAATCAAAAACACTAAACATGGCAAATTGCCCGGGGTAGGTGCTCTGGTGGTGTTTGTTGAACACATGTGGGTAGACGTGTGGCTTGCTGAAGGACCAGGGAGGTGATTCTGGCCTGGCGGGTGCTTGGCCCCGCGTGCAGGTCACTTCCACTATGCTGGGCCCTGCTCTGGCCTCCCAGCAGCCCGGAGCCCAGATCTCATGTGGCCTTTCTGGTCTGTGTATTCCAGGAGTGTTCATCACCTACGTGATGCTGAAGAACCAGAAAGTGACCAAAAAGGCTCAGTGAAGGCCCAGTGGGGCTGAGGCTGCcggcccttcctctgcctcccctccaaaGGTGGGGGCACATAGGACGCATCCAGGCACCGCGGCCCCCCCTCAAGCCTGGCTGCCCTGAACACATCCTGGTGGGATGGAGCTGTTTAGGACTGACCACACAggcctgctcctcccctgctcaaccTTCTGGAAGCCAGGAGGGAGGATTACTTGGAAGCCTCCCTCTCACCCCTTTCTGGCTCAGGGCCTGAAAGATGCTGGTTGTCCCCACCTCGCCTTCGGGCTCCCTGTCACCTTTTCCTCAGGGTCCCACCCTCTTGTTTCACTGTCCCTCTTGTCACCTGCTGATGTTGGACTTGGCAGGTTCTGAGGCGTCATGTGACCTTTCCCCACACGTCCTGCTCCTCATCAGAGGCAGCTTTCCCAGGTCTGACACAGCCCCAGGCCCCATAAGGACTTCTGGACCTGGAAAGCCTAAGGGGAGGAATGACAGGCCCCAGGGTTACCACCAGGCCTCGGGGCACATTAGGGTGGCCACAGGGGGCCCCCAGACCAACTGCTCCTCACAGAGGCCCAGTCCCCCAGCCCTAGCGCTAGCCTACTGGGGAGAGCTGAACAATAAACACTGATGATGTGTCTATCTCTGTGCTATCCCTGACCAGGGAAGCCGGGC
The Prionailurus viverrinus isolate Anna chromosome D4, UM_Priviv_1.0, whole genome shotgun sequence genome window above contains:
- the DPM2 gene encoding dolichol phosphate-mannose biosynthesis regulatory protein, coding for MATGTDQVVGLGLVAISLIIFTYYTAWVILLPFIDSQHVVHKYFLPRAYAVAIPLAAGLLLLLFVGVFITYVMLKNQKVTKKAQ